The Myroides phaeus DNA segment AGTCTGTCCTGCCAACGAATCCTCTTGTGCAACAGCAATAAGCTCCTTCACTTTTTCAAACTCCTCTCCTCTCAAAGCAGCCTTTACTGTATTTTCATCTTCCGATAAAAAGCGAGCTAAGTTCCACTTAGAAGGCATCATTGCAGGAATCATCTTAGCAATTCTATCCGCGTCAAATAATGGTAAATCTAACACCCTTGCTGTATCACGAATAGCAGACTTCGTCGCCATCTTACCATACGTAATAATTTGCGCTACTTGATTAGACCCGTACTTATTAATTACGTAATCCATAACCTTACTTCTTCCCTCATCATCAAAGTCAATATCAATATCGGGCATCGATACACGGTCAGGATTAAGGAAACGCTCAAAAAGCAAGTCATATTCAATAGGATCTAAGTTTGTAATCCCTAAACAATAGGCTACAGCAGATCCTGCTGCAGATCCACGACCTGGTCCAACAGAAACTCCCATTTCTCTGGCAGCGGCAATGAAATCCTGAACAATCAAGAAATAACCAGGATACCCAGTTCTTTCAATTGTAGCCAACTCAAAGTCTAATCGCTCCTTTATTTCTTCTGTAACTTCAGGATACCTTCTCTTCGCTCCCTCATAAGTCAGATATTTTAAGAAATTATTCTCTCCTATCTTTCCTGTACCATCTCCTTCCAAATCTCTTGCATCCTGAAACTCTTCAGGAATATCGAACTTAGGAAGTAATACATCGCGGTGTAACACAAAAGGCTCCACCTTATCTACAATCTCCTGAATATTATAAATTGCATCCGGATAATCCTCAAAAAGAGCTTTCATCTCATCTCCAGACTTATAATAATATTCCTGATTAGGCAGACCATATCTATAACCTCTACCCCTACCAATAGGCGTAGTTTGTTTTTCACCATCTTTCACACACAATAAAATATCGTGTGCATTTGCATCTTTTTTATCAAGATAATACGAGTTATTCGTTGCAATCAACTTAACATCGTGTTTTCTTGACAATTCAACTAAACCTTGGTTAACGCGATTCTCATCTTCCTGATTATGTCGCATTATCTCAATATAAAGATCCTCTCCAAACTGTTCTTTCCACCAGAGCAAAGCCTCCTCTGCTTGGCGTTCACCAACATTCAATATCTTAGACGGAACCTCACCCTGTAAGTTACCCGTTAAGACAATCACATCTTCTTTATATTGTTTTACAACTTCTTTATCAATACGAGGAACATAATAGAAACCATCCGTATAGGCTATAGATGCCATTTTAGCTAAGTTGTGATAACCTTCCTTATTCTTTGCAAGCATCACAACCTGATACCCATTATCCTTTTTACTTTTATCCTGATGGTTCTCACAAATAAAAAATTCACAACCAACAATTGGAGTCATTAGTTCTAATGGCTCTTGTCCTTGCTCTACTAACTCTTTGTTCTTAGCTTGAATTCCCTTATTGTAATCACTAACCTCCTTTACAAATAAGAAAGCTCCCATCATATTTCCGTGGTCAGTCATTGCAACAGCAGGCATATTATACTCCGCTGTTTTCTTAACTAACGACTTGATAGAAATAGTAGATTGTAAAATAGAAAATTGTGTATGTACGTGTAAATGGGCAAACTTAGCTTTGTTAAAGCGCTCCAAAGCTTCATCAGAAATCGTTTCTGACGTATCCCCTTGTAGTTTAGCTAACTTTTTACGAATATTTTCAGAAGCCTTCTGTAAGTTAATATGCTTTAATCCAATTAACTTAAAAGGCTCTGGATTTACTTCCTTATAGCGTTGAATATAAGTATCGTCACACTGTAATTCCTCTTTAGAGAAAACACCTAACTTGATCAACTCTAAGAAACAACGAGTCGTTGCTTCCACATCGGCAGTTGCGTTATGCGCTTCACCAAAAGGAACTCCAAACAAATATGTATGCAATTCAGTCAGTGTAGGAAGTTTAAATCTACCTCCTCTACCTCCTGGTAATTTCAATAACTCAGCTGTAACCTCTGTACAAGTATCTAAAACAGGAAGGTCAGCCATAATACTGTCAACACCCATACGGTGAAATTCACACCCCATAATGTTAACATCAAACCCTAAGTTTTGACCGACGATAAATTTCGTTTTTGAAAGAGCTATATTGAATTTCTCTAAAACCTCTTTCAACGGAATTCCTTCCGCTTCTGCCAACTCAGTAGAAATTCCGTGAATACGCTCAGCATCATAAGGAATATTATACCCCTCAGGCTTTACTAAATAATCTTGATGTTCAATCAAATTCCCATACTCATCGTGCAATTGCCAAGCAATCTGAACACAGCGAGGCCAGTTATCTACATCAGTAATAGGAGCTGACCAACTCTTAGGAAGACCAGTAGTTTCGGTATCAAAAATTAAATACATAGTTGATTTTAAGAAATGTAGCCTTTAAATAAGGCTTTATAGTACGATAAACAAAGTTATAAAAAAAAGACTGCTTTTAAATCAAAGCAGTCTTTTAAGTATGTTAAACCAATAAATGGATGTTTTATTATTTTGCAGCCTCAAGCTTAATTCTGAAAAATACTCCATCGTGAAATGACTTTTTATCTCTCAACTTCTCCACTCTTATCTTTTGAGCAGGAGTTAATTTACTTTTATCCTCATCAGACATTTCAATCTTCTTTAAATTAGCATAGAAAGTACCAGAGATAGTACCAGGAACTTGCTTCTCTTCAGAATCAAAAACAACTATTCCAACATCTGTAATTTCTTTATTACTATCTTGAGTAACATATTTCCCTAAAACTTTTCTATCATTATTATCTAAAAGATAATATTGAGCATAACCAGCTAAACCTTCGATTCCTTCTTGTTTTCCAAGTTTTCCAACATCACCCAAGTATAACTTCTCTTTAGAATCACTACTAAATAAAGTATAAGGCACACGAAGTACAAATCTTGTTGAATCTGTTTCTGCCACTAAACTTAGTATATTATCTTGATTAACGCTTGCTCTATTATATTGTGGCCTCCAAGTTTCAAACTTCACTCCTGTTGTAAACTCTTCATTATTTGCCATTGCTTGTATACCTGGATCGCTTGTAGTTGATTCATTTTCACAAGAAAAAAATCCAACTGCTAACAATAATATCCCTAAAACCTTTCTCATATTCTTCTTTATAACTTGTATTATAACCTAAGGCACAAAATTATAGTATTTATAAATAGAAAAAAAGCTTTTAATTAATAAAATTTTAACTTTTAACAACAAAACACAACAATAATAAATTACTATATATCAACACTTTAAAAAACTGCAAAGACTTCTTTTTTTATTTATTAAGCTTCTTAAAAAATACCCCTCTTTACATCTTGTTAATTAACTATTCAAACGCAGAGATTAAAATAGCATTCTACAGCTGTATTTTAGCAGTTTTATAATGAATGTTTGTATACTGTATGTATAGTCCTTGTATACCCGTTGTATACTTTCTATGTAAAAATATACAAACAGTATACATTTGATCTACAAACTATATACATACACTACAACTAAAATTTTACTATGATTAATTCTTAATTGCCCCACTAATACTAAACCTATTTGTCTACAAATAAATACACCTTTAATTCAGATAACAATCTAAAGACCTTTTTTACAAGGACTAATAAAATGAAAGAGCAACGGAGGCAACTACTAATCTATTTATTAAGCATTTACAAAAAATCTTATTTAATAAAAAATAATCATACTAAACAAAAAAGCCCTATATTTGCAAAAATTTTAAAACCGAGGTCGGGTACCTCAAACTAATTAAATTAATTATGTCTGTAAAAATTAGATTACAAAGACACGGTAAAAAAGGGAAACCTTTTTACTGGGTAGTAGCTGCTGATGCACGCGCGAAAAGAGATGGTAAATACTTACAAAAAATTGGTACTTACAATCCTAACACTAACCCTGCAACTGTAGATATCAATGTTGATGCTGCTGTTCAATGGTTATTCAACGGTGCTCAACCAACAGATACTGCAAGAACTTTACTTTCTTACAAAGGAGTTATGTTGAAACATCACTTACAAGGTGGAGTTAGAAAAGGTGCGCTTACTCAAGAGCAAGCTGACGCTAAATTTACTGCTTGGTTAGAAGAGAAAGAAAACAAAATCAACGCTAAGAAAGAAGGATTATCTTCTTCTAAAGCTGCTGACAAAGCAACAAGATTAGCTGCAGAGAAAGAAGTAAACGCTAAACGCGCTGCTGCTGCTGCTGAAGCTAAAGCTGCTGCTGAGGCTGCAACTGCTGAAGCTGCTGTTGAAGCAACTGAAGAAAACAACGAAGAAACTCAAGCATAATTTTTCAGCGATATGCGTAAAAAAGATTGTTTCTATTTAGGCAAAATCGCGAAAAAATTTAGCTTCAAAGGGGAGGTTCTGGCATACCTGGATACCGATGAACCAGAGTTATATCAAAATTTGGAATCAGTTTTCGTCGACTTCGACGGACAACTGATTCCTTTTTTTATTAAAGAAGCTTCATTGCATAAAAGCGATTTTTTAAGAGTTAAATTTGAAGACTGTAATTCTGAAGAGGATGCAGATCAATTAATTAATTCTGAACTATATCTTCCTCTTTCAATGTTGCCAAAACTTGAAGGAAATAAGTTTTACTACCACGAAATTACAGGGTTTGATGTAGAAGATACTAAGCTTGGTAATGTAGGAAAACTTATTAGAGTTAACGATAGTAACTATCAAGCTCTTTTTGAAATAGATCACTTCGGAACTCAAGTTTTAGTTCCTATGATTGATCAGTTCATCAAACTTGTTGATCGTGAGAATAAGAAATTAGTACTTAATATCCCTGATGGATTATTAGACTTATATTTGAATAAATAATATTCTTTTCTTTAAAGATATAAAATACCTAAAGCGTCTGTAAAGTGTACTTTACAGACGCTTTTTTTATTGATACCCTCTTCCTTTTTCGTACTTTTGACACTATAATTATAATCACTTCTAAATGTTTAAATTCAAACAATTTACTATTGAACAAGATAAATGTGCTATGAAAGTAGGCACTGACGGTGTTTTACTTGGCGCATGGACTCCTGTTGACAATAATCCTTACGCTATTTTAGATATTGGTTCAGGTACAGGCTTACTTGCTTTAATGATGGCACAACGTACGGATGCAGAACAAATAGACGGTGTTGAAATAGATGAAGCTGCTCACGAACAAGCTATTAACAACTTCGAAAATAGCCCTTGGGGAGAT contains these protein-coding regions:
- a CDS encoding DUF6252 family protein, coding for MRKVLGILLLAVGFFSCENESTTSDPGIQAMANNEEFTTGVKFETWRPQYNRASVNQDNILSLVAETDSTRFVLRVPYTLFSSDSKEKLYLGDVGKLGKQEGIEGLAGYAQYYLLDNNDRKVLGKYVTQDSNKEITDVGIVVFDSEEKQVPGTISGTFYANLKKIEMSDEDKSKLTPAQKIRVEKLRDKKSFHDGVFFRIKLEAAK
- the rimM gene encoding ribosome maturation factor RimM (Essential for efficient processing of 16S rRNA); amino-acid sequence: MRKKDCFYLGKIAKKFSFKGEVLAYLDTDEPELYQNLESVFVDFDGQLIPFFIKEASLHKSDFLRVKFEDCNSEEDADQLINSELYLPLSMLPKLEGNKFYYHEITGFDVEDTKLGNVGKLIRVNDSNYQALFEIDHFGTQVLVPMIDQFIKLVDRENKKLVLNIPDGLLDLYLNK
- a CDS encoding 30S ribosomal protein S16; this translates as MSVKIRLQRHGKKGKPFYWVVAADARAKRDGKYLQKIGTYNPNTNPATVDINVDAAVQWLFNGAQPTDTARTLLSYKGVMLKHHLQGGVRKGALTQEQADAKFTAWLEEKENKINAKKEGLSSSKAADKATRLAAEKEVNAKRAAAAAEAKAAAEAATAEAAVEATEENNEETQA
- the dnaE gene encoding DNA polymerase III subunit alpha translates to MYLIFDTETTGLPKSWSAPITDVDNWPRCVQIAWQLHDEYGNLIEHQDYLVKPEGYNIPYDAERIHGISTELAEAEGIPLKEVLEKFNIALSKTKFIVGQNLGFDVNIMGCEFHRMGVDSIMADLPVLDTCTEVTAELLKLPGGRGGRFKLPTLTELHTYLFGVPFGEAHNATADVEATTRCFLELIKLGVFSKEELQCDDTYIQRYKEVNPEPFKLIGLKHINLQKASENIRKKLAKLQGDTSETISDEALERFNKAKFAHLHVHTQFSILQSTISIKSLVKKTAEYNMPAVAMTDHGNMMGAFLFVKEVSDYNKGIQAKNKELVEQGQEPLELMTPIVGCEFFICENHQDKSKKDNGYQVVMLAKNKEGYHNLAKMASIAYTDGFYYVPRIDKEVVKQYKEDVIVLTGNLQGEVPSKILNVGERQAEEALLWWKEQFGEDLYIEIMRHNQEDENRVNQGLVELSRKHDVKLIATNNSYYLDKKDANAHDILLCVKDGEKQTTPIGRGRGYRYGLPNQEYYYKSGDEMKALFEDYPDAIYNIQEIVDKVEPFVLHRDVLLPKFDIPEEFQDARDLEGDGTGKIGENNFLKYLTYEGAKRRYPEVTEEIKERLDFELATIERTGYPGYFLIVQDFIAAAREMGVSVGPGRGSAAGSAVAYCLGITNLDPIEYDLLFERFLNPDRVSMPDIDIDFDDEGRSKVMDYVINKYGSNQVAQIITYGKMATKSAIRDTARVLDLPLFDADRIAKMIPAMMPSKWNLARFLSEDENTVKAALRGEEFEKVKELIAVAQEDSLAGQTIQQAKILEGSMRNTGIHACGVIITPDDITKFVPVTLAKDSDLYVTQFDNSVAESAGLLKMDFLGLKTLTLIKDTIKLVKYRTGIEINPDEIPIDDVKTYELFQRGETIGVFQYESAGMQKYMRELKPTVFADLIAMNALYRPGPLEYIPSFIRRKNGEEPIVYDLDACEEYLNETYGITVYQEQVMLLSQKLAGFTKGEADVLRKAMGKKQKDVLDKMKPKFVQQASEKGHDATVLEKIWKDWEAFASYAFNKSHSTCYAWIAYQTAFLKAHYPAEYMAAVLSNNMNDIKQVTFFMEECKRMGLQVLGPDVNESFYKFTVNENYEIRFGMGAIKGVGQGAVNTIVENRESGRYTSIFDMAKRVDLRAANKKAFENLALAGGFDCFENTHRAQYFHMDPSDTMLFFEKAIKYGAKSQENDNSSQFSLFGDSSEVQIPEPVMPICEEWSTMVKLAKEKEVVGIYISGHPLDDFRFEMKYFCNITLDQLSNLEKLTGRTVTFGGMISDVQFRTSAKGKDWAMFTIEGYDESYEFRMFNEEFLKLRHFLLANTFVYVKLMIKEGWIRKDTGEKSEPRIQFLEMKLLHEVIPTFAKDLTILMNIRDIYKEQIERLKGVLDKHPGDKFVNFEVVELEKVIVAAETPIVPVALPNISDDDLDVEMDMDAIEIVPEREEYRIVNKVEMNSRNSRVDITAELLEDLERIQVKFQLN